In the genome of Myxococcus stipitatus, one region contains:
- a CDS encoding LytTR family DNA-binding domain-containing protein codes for MTGFRVLVVDDEAPARAKVKRFLEQETRFTLAGEASDGTEALERIEALRPDVVVLDVQMPGLTGFEVLEALGPEHTPAVIFSTAYDHFALRAFEAHAVDYLLKPYDGERFTRALDKAHALLLGGGPEAGRLQALLRDVATHASRRPLERLVVKAGEAWVPLRLADVWRLSSEDKYVRVYTAQGEHLIRQSLRALEERLDPARFVRVHRGDIIQLDAVAKLEPWTHGDGILVLRNGTTVVLSRTWRDAFLQRWGLEG; via the coding sequence GTGACGGGCTTTCGCGTGCTGGTCGTGGATGACGAGGCCCCCGCGCGGGCGAAGGTGAAGCGCTTCCTGGAACAGGAGACGCGCTTCACGCTCGCGGGCGAAGCCTCCGATGGCACCGAGGCCCTGGAGCGCATCGAGGCCCTGCGGCCGGACGTGGTGGTCCTCGACGTGCAGATGCCCGGGCTGACGGGCTTCGAGGTCCTGGAGGCGCTGGGGCCCGAGCACACCCCCGCGGTCATCTTCTCCACCGCCTATGACCACTTCGCGCTGCGGGCCTTCGAGGCGCATGCGGTGGACTACCTGCTCAAGCCCTACGACGGCGAGCGCTTCACCCGGGCGCTGGACAAGGCCCACGCGCTGCTGCTCGGCGGAGGGCCCGAGGCAGGCCGACTCCAGGCGCTGCTGCGGGACGTGGCGACCCACGCCTCCCGGCGCCCCCTGGAGCGGCTGGTGGTGAAGGCGGGCGAGGCGTGGGTGCCCCTGCGGCTCGCCGACGTGTGGCGCCTGTCGTCCGAGGACAAGTACGTGCGCGTGTACACCGCCCAGGGTGAGCATCTGATCCGCCAGAGCCTGCGGGCCCTGGAGGAACGGTTGGACCCGGCGCGGTTCGTCCGCGTCCACCGGGGCGACATCATCCAGTTGGACGCGGTGGCGAAGCTGGAGCCGTGGACACACGGCGACGGCATCCTGGTTCTGCGGAACGGCACGACAGTGGTGCTCAGCCGCACGTGGCGTGACGCGTTCCTCCAGCGCTGGGGCCTGGAGGGCTGA
- a CDS encoding 50S ribosomal protein L25/general stress protein Ctc: protein MSTEKSTLEAKSREGSGKGFARRLRAQGLVPAVVYGKHVEKPVHIAVDPKAVRTAINTPHKFNTLIQLKLASGSHQVLLKDYQMDPVTREILHVDFIGVRENEAVKVNVPLVLTGKAQGVADGGLLTQARRELEVWALPAAIPERIEADVTALKIAEAMHVNDIKLPAGVSIKTNVNYTIAVISAPEAAEAAPAAAAAAAAAPAAAAKAGDKAAAPAAAAKAPAKK from the coding sequence ATGTCCACCGAGAAGAGCACCCTCGAGGCGAAGTCGCGTGAAGGTTCCGGCAAGGGCTTTGCCCGTCGCCTGCGGGCCCAGGGCCTGGTCCCCGCCGTGGTGTACGGCAAGCACGTGGAGAAGCCCGTGCACATCGCCGTGGACCCGAAGGCGGTCCGCACGGCCATCAACACGCCGCACAAGTTCAACACCCTCATCCAGCTGAAGCTGGCGAGCGGCTCCCACCAGGTCCTCCTGAAGGACTACCAGATGGACCCCGTCACCCGTGAAATCCTGCACGTGGATTTCATCGGCGTGCGTGAGAACGAGGCCGTGAAGGTGAACGTGCCGCTCGTGCTCACGGGCAAGGCGCAGGGCGTGGCGGACGGTGGTCTGCTCACCCAGGCCCGCCGCGAGCTCGAGGTCTGGGCCCTGCCGGCGGCCATCCCGGAGCGCATCGAGGCGGACGTCACGGCGCTGAAGATCGCCGAGGCCATGCACGTCAACGACATCAAGCTGCCGGCGGGCGTCTCCATCAAGACGAACGTCAACTACACCATCGCGGTCATCAGCGCGCCCGAGGCGGCCGAGGCGGCTCCCGCGGCGGCGGCTGCTGCTGCGGCGGCTCCCGCGGCGGCGGCCAAGGCCGGCGACAAGGCGGCGGCTCCCGCGGCGGCGGCCAAGGCTCCCGCGAAGAAGTAG
- a CDS encoding acyltransferase — MSTPAPFPASPSDAHRPDLDWLRVVAILVLHFFHTGMMFNTWDWHLKSPVALPALEWPMDILHHVRMPLLMVVSGMGTALALRHRSVRAFAGDRTRRLLVPVLFGMLVVVPPQIYVERVFRGAFQGGYADFYPSVFTLVPYPAGSLSWHHLWFVVYLFVYCVLALPLFAWLGQPRSKPWLEKLEAWLCRGTNVVWLAAPLALNDLWLHAYPVTHGLFDDPRNFGHYVWLFLAGHLLGRAPRLGEVLVERRWVLLGASAVLFAVMAPENEFPLVPETLGAASSQWLFILTALAWARRCIQTRRPWLRYAAERSYPFYILHQTVIIVVGFALLHLPVGPWTLFGCVLVSSFLVTWVLSEAVARLSWLRPFFGLKAREPQARAAPALPGHTA, encoded by the coding sequence ATGAGCACGCCCGCGCCCTTCCCTGCTTCACCCAGTGACGCCCACCGCCCCGACCTGGACTGGCTCCGCGTCGTCGCCATCCTGGTGCTGCACTTCTTCCACACGGGGATGATGTTCAACACGTGGGACTGGCACCTCAAGTCACCCGTGGCGCTCCCCGCGCTGGAGTGGCCCATGGACATCCTGCACCACGTGCGCATGCCGCTGCTGATGGTCGTCTCGGGCATGGGCACGGCGCTCGCGCTGCGGCATCGCTCCGTGCGGGCCTTCGCCGGGGACAGGACGCGGAGGCTCCTGGTGCCGGTGCTCTTCGGGATGCTCGTGGTGGTGCCGCCGCAGATCTACGTGGAGCGGGTGTTCCGCGGGGCGTTCCAGGGCGGCTATGCGGACTTCTACCCGTCCGTGTTCACGCTCGTGCCCTATCCCGCGGGGAGCCTGAGCTGGCACCACCTCTGGTTCGTCGTCTACCTCTTCGTCTACTGCGTGCTCGCGCTGCCGCTGTTCGCGTGGCTGGGCCAGCCGCGCTCGAAGCCCTGGCTGGAGAAGCTGGAGGCGTGGCTGTGCCGGGGGACGAACGTCGTGTGGTTGGCCGCGCCGCTCGCGCTCAATGACCTGTGGCTGCATGCCTATCCGGTGACGCACGGGCTATTCGATGATCCACGCAACTTCGGCCACTACGTGTGGCTGTTCCTCGCGGGGCACCTCCTCGGGCGGGCTCCGCGCCTCGGAGAGGTGCTCGTGGAGCGCCGCTGGGTATTGCTGGGAGCCTCCGCGGTGCTCTTCGCGGTGATGGCGCCGGAGAACGAGTTCCCGCTCGTGCCGGAGACACTCGGCGCCGCGTCGTCGCAGTGGCTCTTCATCCTCACGGCGCTGGCGTGGGCCCGCCGGTGCATCCAGACGCGCCGCCCGTGGCTGCGGTACGCGGCGGAGCGCTCGTACCCGTTCTACATCCTCCACCAGACGGTCATCATCGTCGTGGGCTTCGCCCTGCTGCACCTGCCGGTGGGGCCGTGGACGCTCTTCGGCTGCGTGCTGGTGTCGTCCTTCCTGGTGACGTGGGTGCTGAGCGAAGCGGTGGCCCGCCTGTCCTGGCTTCGGCCCTTCTTCGGCCTGAAGGCCCGCGAGCCCCAGGCCCGCGCCGCTCCCGCGCTGCCAGGGCATACTGCGTGA
- the dnaB gene encoding replicative DNA helicase has translation MENSLDVRDGRKVHEDLAAERAVLGSVLADNTLIAAVGEVVHADDFSSPAHAQIFAAMIRLDGQQKQVDHLTLAEELKVLGQLVAVGGPAYLMRLDQVVPLASNAVQYANIVKDQALRRRLANVGREIQDLASQETGELEVLLDEAERKVFLLAEKKREGDLRPVSELMEHTLDLLDKMKSAATGITGLSTGYIDLDNQLTGLHAGELIILAARPGVGKTSFAMNMAVNAALKENKAVGIFSLEMPADQLLMRLLASTARVDMKKLRGGRLSPHDEEKFQEMAGALYNAPIYIDDSGGLSPFDLRAKARRVKQKDPRLSLIIIDYLQLMHQKGKVESRQLEVAEISRALKQLAKELEVPIIALSQLSRKVEERKGGKPMLSDLRESGSIEQDADVVMFIHREEVEEGGEAPQNAQTTVIPVELIIAKQRNGPIGEIPLVFLAEYTRFESRSRGE, from the coding sequence ATGGAGAACTCCCTCGACGTCAGAGATGGGCGGAAGGTCCACGAGGACCTTGCCGCCGAGCGCGCCGTGCTTGGCTCGGTGCTCGCGGACAACACGCTCATCGCCGCAGTGGGCGAAGTCGTCCACGCGGACGATTTCTCCAGCCCGGCGCATGCGCAGATTTTCGCGGCGATGATCCGGCTGGACGGCCAGCAGAAGCAGGTCGACCACCTCACGCTGGCCGAAGAGCTGAAGGTCCTGGGGCAGCTGGTCGCTGTCGGTGGCCCCGCGTACCTGATGCGGCTGGACCAGGTGGTGCCGCTGGCCTCCAACGCCGTCCAGTACGCGAACATCGTCAAGGACCAGGCGCTGCGGCGCCGGTTGGCGAACGTCGGACGGGAGATTCAGGACCTCGCCAGCCAGGAGACGGGCGAGCTGGAGGTGTTGCTCGACGAGGCCGAGCGCAAGGTGTTCCTCCTCGCGGAGAAGAAGCGCGAAGGAGACCTGCGGCCGGTCAGCGAGCTGATGGAGCACACGCTGGACCTGCTCGACAAGATGAAGTCGGCGGCGACGGGCATCACGGGCCTGTCCACCGGCTACATCGACCTCGACAACCAGCTCACGGGCCTCCACGCGGGCGAGCTCATCATCCTCGCGGCGCGTCCTGGTGTCGGCAAGACGTCGTTCGCCATGAACATGGCGGTGAACGCGGCGCTCAAGGAGAACAAGGCGGTCGGCATCTTCAGTCTCGAAATGCCCGCAGACCAGCTGCTCATGCGTCTGCTTGCCTCCACCGCGCGCGTGGACATGAAGAAGCTGCGCGGCGGTCGCCTGTCGCCGCACGACGAGGAGAAGTTCCAGGAGATGGCGGGTGCGCTCTACAACGCGCCCATCTACATCGACGACTCCGGTGGTCTGTCTCCGTTCGACCTGCGCGCCAAGGCGCGGCGTGTGAAGCAGAAGGACCCGCGGCTGTCGCTCATCATCATCGACTACCTCCAGCTGATGCATCAGAAGGGCAAGGTCGAGAGCCGCCAGTTGGAAGTCGCCGAAATCTCCCGTGCGCTCAAGCAGCTGGCCAAGGAGCTGGAGGTCCCCATCATCGCGCTCAGTCAGCTCAGCCGTAAGGTCGAGGAGCGCAAGGGTGGCAAGCCCATGCTGTCGGACCTGCGTGAGTCCGGCTCCATCGAGCAGGACGCCGACGTGGTGATGTTCATCCACCGTGAGGAGGTCGAGGAAGGCGGAGAAGCGCCTCAGAACGCCCAGACCACGGTCATCCCCGTCGAGCTCATCATCGCCAAGCAGCGTAACGGCCCCATCGGTGAAATCCCGCTGGTGTTCCTCGCCGAGTACACCCGCTTCGAGAGCCGCAGCCGAGGCGAGTAG
- the thiD gene encoding bifunctional hydroxymethylpyrimidine kinase/phosphomethylpyrimidine kinase: MSPRVVLLAGLEPTGRAGLLADVAAVRALGGQPVAVPLAQTAQGRTTFSWKASPPSVVLAQLTAARELGGVQAVKWGMVPGPAQLAAASAGLKGTGAWWVVDPVVRTSRGQLLSRLSAKRYLSLAGPRVVLTPNLDEAGWLLGRAVPDSVDAAREAAIALLAHGFGAVLVKGGHLPDAQGLADVLATPERVRVLRGERLERAPERRGTGCRLASALATELGRGRTVEAATRTARALVLRYLRTGHE, translated from the coding sequence GTGAGTCCCCGGGTGGTGCTGTTGGCGGGGCTCGAGCCCACGGGCCGGGCGGGGCTCCTGGCGGATGTCGCGGCGGTGCGGGCGCTGGGCGGGCAGCCGGTGGCGGTGCCCCTGGCGCAGACGGCGCAGGGGCGGACCACCTTCTCGTGGAAGGCCTCTCCGCCGAGTGTCGTGCTCGCGCAGCTGACCGCCGCGCGGGAGCTGGGTGGGGTGCAGGCGGTGAAGTGGGGCATGGTGCCGGGCCCCGCGCAGCTCGCCGCCGCGAGTGCGGGGTTGAAGGGGACGGGGGCGTGGTGGGTGGTGGACCCGGTGGTGCGCACCTCGCGAGGACAGCTGCTGTCCCGCCTGTCCGCGAAGCGCTACCTGTCGCTCGCGGGGCCGCGCGTCGTGCTCACGCCGAACCTGGATGAAGCGGGGTGGCTGCTGGGGCGCGCGGTGCCGGACTCGGTGGATGCGGCGCGAGAGGCGGCCATTGCATTGCTGGCGCATGGGTTCGGCGCGGTGCTGGTGAAAGGCGGGCACCTGCCGGACGCCCAAGGGCTGGCGGATGTGCTGGCCACGCCGGAGCGCGTGCGGGTGCTGCGAGGTGAGCGGTTGGAGCGCGCACCGGAGCGCCGGGGGACGGGCTGCAGGCTCGCGTCCGCGCTGGCGACGGAGCTGGGGCGAGGGCGCACGGTGGAGGCGGCCACGCGCACGGCCCGGGCGCTGGTGTTGCGCTACCTCCGCACGGGCCACGAGTAG
- a CDS encoding ribose-phosphate pyrophosphokinase, with the protein MLPRDFKIFAGNSNPGLAHRICEYLKRPLGKAEVGRFSDGEIHVEIGENVRGQDVFILQSTCPPANDHLMELLIMCDALKRASAGSITAVMPYYGYARQDRKVAPRTPITAKLIADLLEVAGAERVVSMDMHAGQIQGFFNIPSDHLYGSPVFLEDLRKRFPESQELVIVSPDAGGVERARAYSKRLNTGLAIIDKRRPRPNASEVMNLIGDVSGKDAVLVDDMVDTAGTLAQAAAALKAKGARRVVAYAVHPILSGPAIQRIQDSVLEEVVFTDTVPLSAAAQACAKIRVLNTDRLFGEAIARIHRADSLSSLFV; encoded by the coding sequence ATGCTGCCGCGCGACTTCAAGATCTTCGCCGGGAACTCGAATCCCGGCCTGGCTCACCGAATCTGCGAGTACCTCAAGCGCCCCCTCGGCAAGGCAGAAGTGGGCCGCTTCTCCGACGGTGAGATCCACGTCGAGATTGGAGAGAACGTCCGCGGCCAGGACGTGTTCATCCTCCAGTCCACGTGCCCGCCGGCCAATGACCACCTGATGGAGCTGCTCATCATGTGCGACGCCCTGAAGCGGGCGAGCGCCGGCTCCATCACCGCCGTGATGCCGTACTACGGCTACGCGCGGCAGGACCGGAAGGTGGCGCCGCGCACGCCCATCACCGCCAAGCTCATCGCGGATCTGCTGGAGGTCGCGGGCGCCGAGCGCGTGGTGTCCATGGACATGCACGCGGGGCAGATCCAGGGCTTCTTCAACATCCCCTCGGACCACCTGTATGGCTCGCCGGTGTTCCTCGAGGACCTGCGCAAGCGCTTCCCGGAGTCGCAGGAGCTCGTCATCGTCTCGCCCGACGCGGGCGGCGTGGAGCGCGCGCGCGCCTACTCCAAGCGCCTGAACACGGGCCTGGCCATCATCGACAAGCGCCGTCCGCGCCCCAACGCGTCCGAGGTGATGAACCTCATCGGCGATGTGTCCGGCAAGGACGCGGTGCTGGTGGACGACATGGTGGACACCGCCGGCACGCTGGCCCAGGCCGCCGCGGCCCTCAAGGCCAAGGGCGCCCGCCGCGTGGTCGCCTACGCCGTGCACCCCATCCTCTCCGGCCCCGCCATCCAGCGCATCCAGGACTCGGTGCTCGAGGAGGTCGTCTTCACGGACACCGTGCCGCTGTCGGCCGCGGCCCAGGCGTGCGCGAAGATTCGCGTGCTCAACACGGACCGCCTCTTCGGCGAGGCCATTGCCCGCATCCACCGGGCGGACTCGCTCAGCTCGCTGTTCGTCTGA
- the rplI gene encoding 50S ribosomal protein L9 produces MKVILREDIENLGKSGELVTVKDGFGRNYLLPRKKAVLASEQNLRQLEHEKAVITARNAKLKGAAEEQAKKVGSIKVTIKRKVGEQDKLFGSVTALDIAEAVASQGQTVDRRAIHLPEPIKTLGSFEVELRLHREVTAKIKVEVAAE; encoded by the coding sequence ATGAAGGTCATTCTGCGTGAGGACATCGAGAACCTCGGCAAGTCCGGGGAGCTCGTCACCGTGAAGGACGGCTTCGGCCGCAACTACCTCCTGCCTCGCAAGAAGGCGGTTCTGGCCAGCGAGCAGAACCTCCGTCAGCTCGAGCACGAGAAGGCGGTCATCACCGCCCGCAACGCCAAGCTGAAGGGCGCCGCGGAGGAGCAGGCGAAGAAGGTCGGCTCCATCAAGGTCACCATCAAGCGCAAGGTCGGCGAGCAGGACAAGCTGTTCGGCTCCGTCACCGCGCTGGACATCGCCGAGGCCGTGGCGTCCCAGGGCCAGACGGTGGACCGCCGCGCCATCCACCTGCCCGAGCCCATCAAGACGCTCGGCAGCTTCGAGGTGGAGCTGCGCCTGCACCGCGAGGTGACGGCGAAGATCAAGGTCGAGGTCGCCGCCGAGTAA
- the rpsF gene encoding 30S ribosomal protein S6 produces the protein MAETQAAQRLREYETIFLVKPDLTDDNVDKLKERVRGIVSREGGKVLRFTVWGKKKTLFPVAKQPRAIYVHASYLGGSKLVAEVERNLKNLDEVTRYISVKVADEVDPETRPVLEDLKLAGDVEETRPGAAPDRDGGFRGESGEESSSESEEESSEEA, from the coding sequence ATGGCAGAGACGCAGGCCGCGCAGCGGCTTCGTGAGTACGAGACCATCTTCCTGGTCAAGCCGGACCTGACGGATGACAACGTGGACAAGCTCAAGGAGCGCGTCCGTGGCATCGTCAGCCGCGAGGGTGGCAAGGTCCTCCGCTTCACGGTGTGGGGCAAGAAGAAGACCCTGTTCCCCGTCGCCAAGCAGCCCCGCGCCATCTACGTGCACGCCAGCTACCTGGGCGGCTCGAAGCTGGTGGCCGAGGTGGAGCGCAACCTGAAGAACCTCGATGAGGTCACCCGCTACATCTCCGTGAAGGTCGCGGACGAGGTGGACCCCGAGACGCGCCCGGTCCTCGAGGACCTGAAGCTGGCCGGTGACGTGGAGGAGACCCGTCCTGGCGCTGCGCCTGACCGCGACGGTGGCTTCCGCGGCGAGAGCGGCGAGGAGTCCAGCAGCGAGTCGGAGGAGGAGTCGTCCGAGGAGGCCTGA
- the rpsR gene encoding 30S ribosomal protein S18: MSNGMDSKTGSSAAGGRGGGFGGGGPRGDRGGDRGDRGGDRGDRGMGGDDEKRGGGRGFSRKKICRFCAEKNASVDFKDQATLKYFVTERGKIIPRRISGNCAKHQREVATAIKRARGIALLPYNAVVG, translated from the coding sequence ATGAGCAACGGTATGGACAGCAAGACGGGCTCTTCGGCGGCGGGCGGCCGCGGTGGTGGCTTCGGCGGCGGTGGCCCTCGGGGTGACCGTGGTGGCGACCGTGGTGACCGCGGCGGCGACCGGGGTGACCGTGGCATGGGCGGCGATGACGAGAAGCGCGGCGGTGGCCGTGGCTTCAGCCGCAAGAAGATCTGCCGGTTCTGCGCGGAGAAGAACGCGTCGGTGGACTTCAAGGACCAGGCGACGCTGAAGTACTTCGTCACCGAGCGCGGCAAGATCATCCCCCGCCGCATCTCCGGCAACTGCGCGAAGCACCAGCGCGAGGTGGCCACGGCCATCAAGCGCGCCCGTGGTATCGCGCTGCTCCCCTACAACGCGGTGGTCGGCTGA
- the pth gene encoding aminoacyl-tRNA hydrolase, with amino-acid sequence MKLICGLGNPGREYERHRHNIGFMAVEALLSRARAELNQEKFAAKVGQGTLAGERILFIEPQTFMNLSGRSVAEAARFYKVAPEDVLVIHDELDLPLGRLQLKAGGGSGGHNGLKSIVSSLGSEAFVRLRFGIDKPTGPNARERVAGYVLSNFDDGERRQLDELIARAVDMTECWVRDGLSVAMNRFNRKA; translated from the coding sequence ATGAAGCTCATCTGTGGCTTGGGCAACCCGGGGCGCGAGTACGAGCGACACCGGCACAACATCGGGTTCATGGCGGTGGAGGCGCTGCTCTCCCGGGCGCGCGCGGAGCTGAACCAGGAGAAGTTCGCCGCGAAGGTGGGCCAGGGCACGCTGGCCGGGGAGCGCATCCTCTTCATCGAGCCGCAGACCTTCATGAACCTGTCCGGCCGTTCGGTGGCGGAGGCGGCGCGCTTCTACAAGGTCGCCCCCGAGGACGTGCTGGTCATCCACGACGAATTGGACCTGCCCCTGGGCCGGCTGCAGCTCAAGGCGGGCGGCGGCAGCGGCGGGCACAACGGCCTGAAGAGCATCGTCTCCAGCCTGGGCTCGGAGGCCTTCGTCCGCCTGCGCTTCGGCATCGACAAGCCCACGGGCCCCAACGCCCGCGAGCGCGTGGCCGGCTACGTCCTGTCCAACTTCGACGACGGGGAGCGCCGCCAGCTCGACGAGCTGATCGCCCGGGCCGTGGACATGACGGAGTGCTGGGTGCGGGACGGTCTGTCGGTGGCCATGAACCGCTTCAACCGGAAGGCCTGA
- the spoVG gene encoding septation regulator SpoVG: protein MNITDVRVFPVEEDKLKAYVTITLDHCFVIRDLKVIHGSSGLFIAMPAKKRKDGTYKDIAHPLNADTRSQMERVILIEYERHLHQAQAGTLGPMPADLD, encoded by the coding sequence ATGAACATCACCGACGTCCGGGTGTTTCCGGTCGAAGAGGACAAGCTCAAGGCGTACGTCACCATCACCCTGGATCACTGCTTCGTCATTCGCGACTTGAAGGTCATCCACGGCTCCTCGGGGCTGTTCATCGCGATGCCGGCGAAGAAGCGCAAGGATGGGACGTACAAGGATATCGCCCACCCGCTCAACGCGGACACACGCAGCCAGATGGAGCGTGTCATCCTCATCGAGTACGAGCGGCACCTCCATCAGGCGCAAGCCGGGACGCTCGGTCCGATGCCAGCGGATCTCGACTAA
- a CDS encoding sensor histidine kinase yields the protein MAPLLASSSATQPRPWRWPRVRLQPALATFALCLVVGVSYGSAVRLDQLANGLTTLPASRAYFWEITGALSAWLALPIIQFAALNAPSPRVGWPRFLAVHGLTFPLYSTVHILLMLGMRHPLYAVLGWGEYEYGPLGFRLPMEVAKDVIAYSLGATVIVLLAAWRERHERALRAAELEGELRAAQLRALTGQLHPHFLFNSLHAISSVMYEDLPRTDRLLSDLGQVLRASLERGEPTWTLAEERAHAGRFISLLSARFGDRLSVRWSVDPGLESAQVPCFALQTLVENAVKHNQDRREALEVRIRAQAEQGLWRLEVEDTGRGFGEDSPAAGPRVGLSHLEQVLSLLHGAQARLERGQGPEGGARVSLTLPMQPGVRP from the coding sequence ATGGCCCCCCTCCTCGCCTCCAGCTCCGCGACGCAGCCGCGCCCCTGGCGATGGCCACGCGTCCGACTCCAGCCCGCGCTCGCGACCTTCGCCCTCTGCCTCGTGGTGGGCGTGTCGTACGGCAGCGCGGTGCGGTTGGACCAGCTCGCCAACGGCCTCACGACGCTGCCGGCGTCGCGCGCCTACTTCTGGGAAATCACCGGAGCGCTGTCGGCGTGGTTGGCGCTGCCCATCATCCAGTTCGCCGCGCTCAACGCCCCGTCTCCGCGCGTGGGGTGGCCGCGCTTCCTGGCCGTGCACGGGCTGACGTTTCCGCTCTACTCGACGGTGCACATCCTGCTCATGCTGGGCATGCGCCACCCGCTCTACGCGGTCCTCGGCTGGGGGGAGTACGAGTACGGACCGCTCGGCTTCCGCCTGCCGATGGAGGTGGCAAAGGACGTGATTGCCTACAGCCTGGGGGCAACGGTCATCGTCCTCCTCGCCGCGTGGCGGGAGCGGCACGAGCGGGCCCTGCGGGCCGCCGAGCTCGAAGGCGAGCTCCGGGCCGCGCAGCTTCGGGCCCTCACCGGACAGCTCCATCCGCACTTCCTCTTCAACTCGCTGCACGCCATCAGCTCCGTCATGTACGAGGACCTGCCGCGCACGGACAGGCTCCTCAGCGACCTGGGTCAGGTGCTCCGGGCCAGCCTGGAGCGCGGTGAGCCCACCTGGACGCTGGCCGAGGAACGCGCGCACGCGGGGCGCTTCATCTCGCTGCTGTCGGCGCGCTTCGGAGACAGGCTCTCGGTGCGCTGGAGCGTGGACCCGGGACTGGAGTCGGCGCAGGTCCCCTGCTTCGCCTTGCAGACGCTGGTGGAGAACGCGGTGAAGCACAACCAGGACCGTCGTGAGGCGCTGGAGGTGCGAATCCGCGCGCAGGCGGAGCAAGGGCTGTGGCGCCTGGAGGTCGAGGACACGGGGCGAGGCTTTGGTGAGGACTCCCCCGCCGCGGGCCCTCGCGTGGGTCTCTCGCACCTGGAGCAGGTGCTGTCGCTGCTGCATGGAGCGCAGGCGCGGCTGGAGCGAGGCCAAGGCCCCGAGGGAGGCGCACGCGTGTCGCTGACGCTGCCGATGCAGCCTGGAGTCAGGCCGTGA
- a CDS encoding DUF5658 family protein, producing the protein MATTVVEQVRGAVRSERASYYASPASVALLMLNLMDGLFTLLFLQLGVAEELNPLMRLAYEQSPLFFMFAKLLIVNAGLWLLCLHRRLRASRIAIRAGAVVYGIIVIYHLAFLTHLVLHWPGALG; encoded by the coding sequence GTGGCGACGACGGTGGTGGAGCAGGTTCGAGGCGCGGTCCGGAGCGAGCGGGCTTCCTATTACGCGTCACCCGCGTCGGTGGCGCTGCTGATGCTCAACCTGATGGACGGGCTGTTCACCCTGCTCTTCCTTCAGCTGGGCGTGGCGGAGGAGCTCAACCCGCTGATGCGCCTGGCGTACGAGCAGTCACCGCTCTTCTTCATGTTCGCCAAGCTGCTCATCGTGAATGCGGGGCTGTGGCTGCTCTGCCTGCACCGCCGGCTGCGCGCCAGTCGCATCGCCATCCGCGCGGGCGCCGTCGTGTACGGCATCATCGTCATCTACCATCTGGCTTTTCTGACCCACCTGGTTCTGCATTGGCCGGGAGCCCTTGGGTAG
- a CDS encoding gamma-glutamyl-gamma-aminobutyrate hydrolase family protein codes for MNNHPRHHGQPPRRPNIGITPDWSQPEDSPFARYELKVPYAEAVLRAGGLPFVLPYADDPTCVDAYLDRVSGLLVTGGAFDIPPETYGETAREGLGALKEGRTAFEAALMRGALKRNMPVLGVCGGMQLLNVVLGGTLFQDIGREVQGAREHEQKHDRTQPQHPVDVRSGTLLAEAVGHGQLMVNSTHHQAVRSAGTDVSITALAPDGVVEAIESTVHAFAVGVQWHPEYMSTTIPVHVGLYKSFVQKAREHRR; via the coding sequence ATGAACAATCACCCGCGACACCATGGCCAGCCGCCCCGGCGGCCCAACATTGGCATCACCCCGGATTGGAGCCAGCCGGAGGATTCGCCCTTCGCGCGGTACGAGCTGAAAGTGCCCTACGCGGAGGCGGTGCTGCGCGCCGGTGGGCTGCCCTTCGTGTTGCCGTACGCGGATGACCCCACGTGTGTGGATGCATACCTGGACCGGGTGTCGGGGCTGCTCGTCACCGGGGGCGCGTTCGACATTCCTCCCGAGACCTATGGCGAGACGGCCCGCGAGGGACTGGGCGCGCTGAAGGAGGGGCGCACGGCGTTCGAGGCGGCGCTGATGCGCGGCGCGCTCAAGCGCAACATGCCGGTGCTGGGCGTGTGCGGTGGCATGCAGCTGCTCAACGTGGTGCTGGGCGGGACGCTGTTCCAGGACATCGGCCGCGAGGTGCAGGGCGCGCGTGAGCACGAGCAGAAGCATGACCGGACGCAGCCGCAGCACCCGGTGGACGTGCGCAGCGGCACGCTGCTGGCGGAGGCGGTGGGGCACGGGCAGCTGATGGTGAACTCCACGCACCACCAGGCGGTGCGCAGCGCCGGGACGGACGTGAGCATCACCGCGCTGGCGCCGGATGGCGTGGTGGAGGCCATCGAGTCCACGGTGCATGCCTTCGCGGTGGGGGTGCAGTGGCATCCCGAGTACATGTCCACGACGATTCCCGTGCACGTGGGGCTCTACAAGTCCTTCGTGCAGAAGGCGCGAGAGCATCGGCGGTGA